The following are encoded together in the Jaculus jaculus isolate mJacJac1 chromosome 3, mJacJac1.mat.Y.cur, whole genome shotgun sequence genome:
- the LOC101602369 gene encoding olfactory receptor 143-like produces MPFRKQMAVENDSSVTEFILKGLTDQPELQLPLFVLFLVNYTVTVVGNLTLMNLICLNSHLHTPMYFLLFNLSCIDFCYSLVFTPKMLMSFVSEKNTISFTGCMTQLFFFCFFVNSECYVLTAMAYDRYVAICQPLLYTAIMSPGTCSLLMFGSYFMGFSGAMVHTGFMIRLDFCDSNIINHYMCDIFPLLPLSCSSTYANELVSSVVIGTVIILSSLIILISYAMILLNVIHMSSSKGWSKAMGTCGSHIITVGLFYGSGLLAYIKPSSSESIGQGKFFSVFYTLVVPMLNPLIYSLRNKDVKLALKITMKRLKK; encoded by the coding sequence ATGCCATTCAGGAAGCAAATGGCTGTGGAGAATGACTCCTCTGTAACAGAGTTTATTCTGAAGGGATTAACAGACCAACCTGAGCTCCAGCTGCCCTTGTTCGTGCTGTTCTTGGTGAACTACACAGTCACAGTGGTGGGGAACTTGACCCTGATGAATCTCATTTGCCTCAATTCTCACCTGCACACCCCCATGTACTTTTTACTCTTCAACCTGTCATGCATTGATTTCTGTTATTCATTAGTGTTTACCCCCAAAATGCTTATGAGCTTTGTTTCTGAGAAGAATACCATCTCCTTCACAGGATGTATGACTCAGctatttttcttctgcttttttgtCAACTCTGAGTGTTATGTGCTGACAGCCATGGCTTATGATCGCTACGTGGCCATTTGTCAACCACTGCTCTACACAGCCATCATGTCACCTGGAACCTGTTCTCTGCTGATGTTTGGGTCATATTTCATGGGTTTTTCTGGTGCCATGGTCCACACAGGGTTTATGATCAGGCTTGACTTTTGTGATTCCAACATCATCAACCACTACATGTGTGacatcttccctctcctcccactcTCCTGCAGCAGCACCTATGCCAATGAGCTTGTAAGTTCAGTTGTGATTGGCACAGTTATCATTTTATCTAGCCTTATTATCTTAATCTCATATGCTATGATCCTTTTAAATGTCATTCATATGTCATCTTCCAAGGGTTGGTCCAAAGCCATGGGCACCTGTGGGTCTCATATCATAACTGTTGGTCTATTCTATGGGTCTGGACTTCTTGCCTACATCAAGCCATCATCTTCTGAGTCTATTGGCCAGGGGAAATTTTTCTCAGTATTTTACACTCTTGTGGTGCCCATGCTGAATCCTCTCATCTATAGTCTCAGGAACAAGGATGTCAAACTTGCTCTGAAGATAACTATGAAGAGACTTAAAAAATGa